One segment of Candidatus Desulfatibia profunda DNA contains the following:
- a CDS encoding nitroreductase family protein produces the protein MTDFAVLLKKRRSIRDYEDKEVPLEIVMGIIRESCLAPSSGNGQPWRFIIVNNREILKKLSDESKKNLLTDIEKNLKSHIKKYEAALRDPNFNVFYNAPCLVYFIGHKDIRSLQVDCALAACYFMFSAVEKGLGTCWIGLGNFIKDPEIRHLIGMPEDCQIVAPIILGYPKIVPQPTERMEPQILKIVS, from the coding sequence ATGACTGATTTTGCAGTTCTTCTGAAAAAAAGGCGCTCAATCCGGGACTATGAGGATAAGGAAGTGCCCTTAGAAATTGTTATGGGAATTATCAGGGAAAGCTGCCTTGCACCAAGCTCGGGAAATGGCCAGCCATGGCGATTCATAATAGTCAATAATAGAGAGATTCTAAAAAAGCTCTCAGATGAGAGCAAAAAAAACCTGCTAACTGATATCGAAAAAAACCTTAAATCCCATATCAAAAAGTATGAAGCAGCGCTGCGAGACCCGAACTTCAATGTATTCTATAATGCCCCCTGCCTTGTTTATTTCATTGGCCATAAGGACATTCGTTCGCTCCAGGTAGACTGTGCCCTCGCAGCCTGTTATTTTATGTTCTCAGCCGTAGAAAAGGGGTTAGGTACCTGCTGGATCGGTTTGGGCAATTTTATAAAAGACCCTGAAATTCGACACCTTATTGGAATGCCAGAAGATTGCCAAATTGTTGCTCCAATCATTTTAGGCTACCCAAAGATTGTACCCCAACCGACCGAAAGAATGGAGCCCCAGATTCTCAAAATAGTATCTTAG